One part of the Neisseria zalophi genome encodes these proteins:
- a CDS encoding MFS transporter has product MSVKDNLNFATRRRFMPLFGTQFLGAFNDNLFKTALFVMISFYGLGQNNTIPASQMLNLGALLFILPYFLFSALSGQLSTKFDKAKLASVIKVLEIVVMAVAAVGFYIQSAPLLLFCLFCMGTQSTLFGPLKYAILPDYLNDKELIMGNSLIESGTFIAILFGQILGTVVAGIPPYIVGILVLAVAAAGTATSLFMPPVPAKNPNTRLDPNIVRSTRLLLKETFAQRELYAAIIGISWFWFIGSVYTTQLPTFTQIHLGGDDNVFNLMLALFSIGIATGSVICAKISHHRLHLGLVAVGAFGLTVSGLLLVWLTHGRFFEQLQGIGWFLTQSTTYPVMLTMIAIGFFGGFFSVPLYTWLQTASHEAFRAHAIAANNIVNGLFMVSAALISAALLWLFDSITLLYLVVALGNLILIAYLLKLDPRFLQDLKIYIGIK; this is encoded by the coding sequence ATGAGCGTAAAAGATAATCTGAACTTTGCCACCCGCCGCCGTTTTATGCCGCTTTTCGGCACCCAGTTTCTCGGCGCGTTTAACGACAATCTGTTTAAAACCGCGCTGTTTGTGATGATCAGTTTTTATGGTTTGGGTCAAAATAATACGATTCCTGCCAGCCAGATGCTCAACTTAGGCGCGTTGCTGTTTATTCTGCCCTATTTCCTTTTTTCCGCCCTTTCAGGGCAATTGAGTACCAAATTCGATAAGGCCAAACTGGCAAGCGTTATCAAAGTATTGGAAATCGTGGTGATGGCGGTGGCGGCGGTCGGTTTTTATATCCAATCTGCGCCTTTATTGCTATTTTGCCTATTTTGTATGGGCACGCAATCCACCTTATTCGGCCCGTTGAAATATGCCATTCTGCCCGACTATCTCAATGATAAAGAACTGATTATGGGCAACAGCCTGATTGAATCGGGTACGTTTATCGCCATTTTATTCGGCCAGATACTCGGCACGGTCGTTGCCGGTATTCCCCCTTATATTGTCGGCATCTTAGTATTGGCCGTCGCGGCTGCCGGAACGGCTACCAGCCTGTTTATGCCGCCCGTTCCCGCTAAAAACCCCAACACCCGACTAGACCCGAATATTGTTCGCAGCACCCGATTGTTATTAAAGGAAACCTTTGCCCAGCGCGAACTTTATGCGGCCATTATCGGTATTTCATGGTTTTGGTTTATCGGCTCGGTTTACACCACCCAACTGCCTACCTTTACCCAAATCCACCTCGGCGGTGACGATAATGTTTTTAACCTCATGCTCGCGCTGTTTTCCATCGGCATTGCCACAGGTTCGGTTATCTGCGCCAAAATCAGCCATCACCGCCTACATTTGGGTTTGGTTGCCGTCGGCGCATTCGGCCTCACAGTATCGGGCTTATTGTTGGTATGGCTGACACACGGTCGCTTTTTCGAGCAACTGCAAGGTATCGGTTGGTTTCTTACCCAAAGCACCACCTATCCGGTTATGCTGACCATGATTGCCATCGGCTTCTTCGGCGGCTTTTTCTCCGTGCCTTTATATACATGGTTGCAAACAGCCAGCCATGAAGCGTTTCGCGCCCATGCCATTGCTGCTAATAATATTGTGAACGGTTTGTTTATGGTTTCCGCCGCACTTATCAGCGCTGCTTTATTATGGCTGTTTGACAGTATCACCCTACTCTATTTGGTCGTGGCGCTAGGCAACCTTATTCTGATTGCCTATCTGCTCAAACTGGATCCGCGCTTTCTACAAGACTTAAAAATATATATCGGTATAAAATAA
- a CDS encoding RlmE family RNA methyltransferase — translation MSVRSKSSKAWLNEHVNDHYVHKAQKDGYRARAAYKLLEINEKDKLINSGTVLADLGSAPGSWSQAAAQLVGSSGHVFALDILPMEPVEGVSFIQGDFREDSVLAEFESLLDNRPLDLVICDMAPNMSGNAVTDQARSFYLCELALDFAANHLKQGGNFLVKVFQGSGYQEYMAAMREIFTSVQTRKPQASRNRSSEIYLLGKNKR, via the coding sequence ATGTCTGTCCGTTCAAAATCTTCTAAAGCTTGGTTAAACGAGCATGTCAACGATCATTATGTGCATAAAGCCCAAAAAGACGGTTATCGCGCCCGCGCAGCCTATAAGCTTTTAGAAATCAATGAAAAAGACAAACTCATTAACTCCGGTACAGTTTTAGCCGACCTAGGCAGCGCCCCGGGAAGCTGGTCTCAAGCCGCCGCACAATTAGTCGGTTCGAGCGGCCATGTATTTGCATTAGATATCTTGCCAATGGAACCCGTTGAAGGTGTGTCGTTTATTCAGGGTGATTTTCGCGAAGACAGCGTCTTGGCCGAATTCGAATCATTATTAGATAACCGGCCGCTGGATCTTGTAATTTGCGATATGGCACCCAATATGTCAGGAAACGCCGTAACCGATCAGGCGCGCAGTTTTTATTTATGCGAACTGGCTTTGGATTTTGCCGCCAACCATTTGAAACAAGGCGGGAATTTTCTAGTCAAAGTTTTTCAGGGCAGCGGTTATCAAGAATATATGGCGGCCATGCGCGAAATTTTTACATCCGTGCAAACCCGAAAACCGCAAGCCTCTCGCAATCGTTCCAGTGAGATTTATTTATTGGGCAAAAATAAACGCTGA
- the yhbY gene encoding ribosome assembly RNA-binding protein YhbY — MTDKLTTQEIAALKARAHHLHPVVMVGQQGLTDAVIQETDTALTAHELIKVKVAGDDRAERVAISDALCEAVGAQLVQHIGKLLVLWRPNKEV, encoded by the coding sequence ATGACCGATAAATTAACTACTCAAGAAATTGCCGCGCTCAAAGCGCGCGCGCATCATTTACATCCTGTTGTTATGGTAGGGCAGCAAGGCCTAACCGATGCCGTTATTCAGGAAACAGATACCGCGTTGACAGCTCATGAATTGATTAAAGTAAAAGTTGCCGGAGACGACCGTGCCGAACGTGTTGCCATCAGTGATGCTTTATGCGAAGCGGTCGGGGCGCAGTTGGTACAACATATCGGTAAGCTTTTGGTATTGTGGCGCCCTAATAAGGAAGTTTGA
- the ccoS gene encoding cbb3-type cytochrome oxidase assembly protein CcoS → MESVFILIPISIILAFLIAYFFWWSGKNGQFDDLEGPAHRIIMDDDSTENTNDNNTTTDPEKPQDERKR, encoded by the coding sequence CTGATACCGATCAGCATTATTTTGGCCTTTCTGATTGCTTATTTTTTTTGGTGGTCAGGCAAAAACGGGCAATTTGATGACTTGGAAGGCCCGGCGCACCGCATTATTATGGATGATGATTCCACCGAAAACACCAACGACAACAACACAACCACCGACCCGGAAAAGCCGCAAGATGAGCGTAAAAGATAA
- a CDS encoding YdgA family protein yields MKKLLISLLVIIVLVFAGMPYYLGLKAEESLNAQQQMLSQSGVLTVESYQYERGWFGATETMVVRLNPTLFHNTQKYLPDNIKTLLKEPVTIVNHIKHGPFASGISPVRAYVETEFRYHPDTEKVLTRFFGKQQPVRMNNTVYLNGSGKLDMTVPAFDYEELSGIKLNWQGLTGTVDYQADFASYIQDYLIPAINIKLADKGDIAMENLHVRADTADSSNQLALGSSSLTLDKFSMQWQEGFDYNVKANELVNLVTDLQIGAFINPTGTVPPSKVEVEKLSFNTDTQEVEGWVNSKGRFQFQTLVYGEDRYGPLDINVAAEHLDAQGLLAIKNKMAELATQEMTEEQVQNEVLKTVKNEAAGLFTKNPVLKVETFHFTMPQGDVDVKGEVRFNGLTQADMDDITALVKKIDAEFDMKVPQKLLEDLAVNQASSLFSVNPEDLAAGRASMDDINETLQLMVESTIRSMAGEQYLSLDQGNIQTKIELEQGQLKLNGKVFKTEPEPEFTDADMVPEVAASAP; encoded by the coding sequence ATGAAAAAGCTCCTCATTTCTTTACTTGTCATCATTGTGTTGGTGTTTGCGGGTATGCCTTATTATCTTGGCCTGAAGGCCGAAGAAAGTCTGAATGCCCAACAGCAGATGCTTTCACAATCCGGTGTTTTAACAGTTGAATCCTATCAATATGAACGCGGTTGGTTTGGTGCTACGGAAACCATGGTGGTTCGTTTGAATCCGACATTGTTTCATAACACCCAAAAATATCTGCCGGATAATATCAAAACATTATTAAAAGAGCCGGTAACCATTGTTAACCATATTAAGCACGGCCCGTTTGCTTCAGGTATTTCCCCCGTTCGTGCTTATGTGGAGACCGAATTTCGATATCACCCCGATACTGAAAAAGTATTAACCCGATTTTTTGGTAAACAACAGCCGGTGCGGATGAACAATACTGTGTATTTGAACGGCAGCGGCAAGCTGGATATGACTGTTCCTGCTTTTGATTACGAAGAATTGTCGGGTATCAAGCTGAATTGGCAAGGTTTAACCGGAACGGTGGATTATCAAGCTGATTTTGCATCTTATATTCAAGATTATCTAATACCTGCCATCAATATTAAGTTGGCCGATAAAGGCGATATTGCAATGGAAAACCTGCATGTTCGGGCAGATACGGCTGACAGCAGCAACCAACTTGCCTTGGGCAGCAGCAGTTTGACACTGGATAAATTTTCTATGCAGTGGCAGGAAGGCTTTGACTACAATGTTAAAGCGAATGAGTTGGTGAATTTGGTTACCGATTTGCAAATCGGTGCCTTTATCAACCCGACCGGCACGGTGCCGCCTTCTAAAGTCGAAGTGGAAAAACTGAGCTTTAATACCGACACGCAAGAAGTGGAAGGGTGGGTCAACAGCAAGGGGCGTTTCCAATTCCAAACCTTAGTTTATGGCGAAGACCGCTACGGCCCGCTGGATATTAATGTTGCTGCCGAGCATCTTGATGCCCAAGGATTGTTGGCTATTAAAAATAAAATGGCCGAACTGGCAACTCAGGAAATGACTGAAGAGCAAGTTCAAAACGAAGTATTAAAAACGGTGAAAAACGAAGCGGCCGGTTTGTTTACCAAAAACCCTGTTCTCAAAGTGGAAACTTTCCATTTCACCATGCCGCAGGGCGATGTGGATGTAAAAGGCGAAGTTCGTTTTAACGGGCTGACTCAGGCGGATATGGACGATATCACTGCATTGGTGAAAAAAATCGATGCCGAATTTGATATGAAAGTACCGCAAAAACTATTGGAAGATTTGGCTGTGAATCAGGCCAGCAGTCTGTTTAGTGTGAATCCGGAAGACTTGGCGGCAGGGCGCGCCAGTATGGATGATATTAACGAAACACTGCAATTGATGGTTGAAAGCACCATCAGATCCATGGCAGGTGAACAGTATCTGAGTTTAGATCAAGGCAATATCCAAACCAAAATCGAATTGGAACAAGGGCAGTTAAAACTGAACGGCAAGGTTTTTAAAACCGAGCCAGAGCCTGAGTTTACCGATGCGGATATGGTGCCGGAAGTTGCTGCTTCGGCGCCATAG
- a CDS encoding DUF4149 domain-containing protein — protein MKKWIAVLIGAWLGLQLSAGYLFAPLLFQHLDKMQAGNIAGISFNITSYIGIVVWLLAYIANRKNTRHNYGRSFSGKAIMLLLLLIIANQFLVTPVIEAYKTNTSNWLLSLVGGSFGLWHGTSSIIYMACSLLALILVFRLTALEER, from the coding sequence ATGAAAAAATGGATTGCAGTATTGATTGGCGCATGGTTGGGGTTGCAATTGTCTGCGGGCTATTTGTTTGCTCCCCTGTTATTCCAACATTTAGATAAAATGCAAGCCGGCAATATCGCCGGAATTTCATTTAATATCACATCTTATATCGGCATTGTGGTTTGGCTACTGGCCTATATCGCCAATAGGAAAAACACTCGACACAATTATGGCCGTTCATTCAGCGGTAAAGCCATTATGCTCTTGTTGCTTTTGATTATTGCCAATCAATTTTTGGTCACCCCTGTTATCGAAGCGTATAAAACCAATACATCAAATTGGCTGCTATCATTGGTAGGCGGTTCATTTGGTCTATGGCATGGCACTTCCAGCATTATTTATATGGCATGCAGTCTGCTTGCCTTAATCCTGGTATTCCGCCTAACTGCATTAGAAGAGCGTTAA
- the ypfJ gene encoding KPN_02809 family neutral zinc metallopeptidase yields the protein MRWQGRRQSTNVEDRRGKSRIGGKSTGILGIIIVLVGAYYGVDLSGITGAPTVSPAQQTPIDSQLEAQLNELSRVVLADTETVWGNYFAQHGSQYTPATLTLYTAGTQTACGTGQAAMGPFYCPADRKVYLDLSFYEDMRQKLGASGDAAFAYVIAHEVGHHVQNLLGILPQVHQAQREVNQTQANALSVKLELQADCFAGIWAHYAVNQNILETGDIEEAVRAAEAVGDDHLQQQAQGYVVPDSFTHGSSEQRMTWFRRGLNSGDVNQCNTFAAN from the coding sequence ATGCGTTGGCAAGGAAGACGACAAAGCACCAATGTGGAAGACCGCCGCGGCAAAAGCCGTATAGGCGGAAAAAGTACCGGCATTCTCGGCATTATTATTGTATTGGTAGGCGCATATTACGGGGTCGATTTATCCGGCATTACCGGCGCGCCAACCGTATCGCCTGCTCAACAGACGCCGATAGACAGCCAATTGGAAGCACAACTTAACGAGCTCTCCAGAGTGGTTTTGGCCGATACCGAAACCGTTTGGGGCAATTATTTCGCCCAACACGGCAGCCAATACACGCCGGCAACGCTGACGCTCTACACCGCCGGCACCCAAACCGCCTGCGGCACCGGCCAAGCGGCAATGGGGCCTTTTTACTGCCCGGCCGACCGTAAGGTTTATTTGGATTTATCATTCTATGAAGATATGCGCCAAAAACTCGGCGCTTCAGGCGATGCTGCTTTTGCTTACGTTATCGCGCATGAAGTCGGCCATCATGTTCAAAACCTACTCGGTATTTTGCCGCAAGTGCATCAGGCACAAAGAGAAGTCAACCAAACGCAAGCCAATGCGCTTTCCGTTAAACTGGAATTACAGGCAGACTGCTTTGCCGGTATTTGGGCACACTATGCCGTCAATCAAAATATCTTGGAAACCGGCGATATTGAAGAAGCCGTTCGCGCTGCCGAAGCCGTGGGCGACGACCATTTGCAACAACAAGCCCAAGGCTATGTTGTGCCCGATAGTTTCACCCACGGCTCTTCCGAACAAAGGATGACATGGTTCAGGCGCGGCTTGAACAGCGGCGATGTAAACCAGTGCAATACTTTTGCCGCCAATTGA